Proteins encoded in a region of the Rutidosis leptorrhynchoides isolate AG116_Rl617_1_P2 chromosome 9, CSIRO_AGI_Rlap_v1, whole genome shotgun sequence genome:
- the LOC139867864 gene encoding F-box/LRR-repeat protein At5g02910-like: MDEMKRTEPRLEDVSDLVHGIQSLEMEEVKRSGPCLEDVVDLVHHIQSLLSIKEATRTCVLSKLWKQAWYTIPTLRFDDYEHQEIMHFIEQTLSRYNEDNVPIKSIDLGITIEDQESSSLANKCIRTVATQRCLKELSLKIYNSIRRNFILTDEIFSRENLHRLEIESTYSKRHDSVCVTQNPVINCVSLRVLKLYKVKISDEVLNNLFSTCTLLEKIRLIHCTGFTKIKIKNLRYLQKFKLAASIKRYKILEVDDVPNLQNLKYFSLPIPRSFNFDSLSRVVELRLFDVMIDVAFADNIKSKLPFLESLDLRFCHWSPKRLDITSASLKKLSLMLLKDRQIDDLQVSAPKLIHLFYKSPTIPNLSFQNHTTPGKIQLGRLELGKPTDNHCLNKMREFLNLSSEFDIGIRFDFSHEDDVLDMDIDDLETRFPFPATNVHKLSFDIFSGEGRVHPSYFDALFRICHPNYITTNVCNSYSSLLSELMKRKTLGLKHIELKNPRNNKWEGLTDTSPVIRYHDLELKLNWGSL; this comes from the coding sequence ATGGATGAGATGAAGAGGACCGAACCCCGATTAGAAGATGTTTCAGATTTGGTTCACGGCATACAATCTTTGGAGATGGAGGAGGTGAAGAGAAGCGGGCCATGTTTAGAAGATGTTGTCGATTTGGTTCACCACATACAGTCTTTGTTGTCCATAAAAGAAGCGACTCGAACTTGTGTGTTGTCAAAGTTATGGAAACAAGCTTGGTATACCATCCCTACCCTTAGGTTTGATGATTATGAACATCAAGAAATTATGCACTTTATTGAGCAAACTCTCTCAAGGTATAATGAAGACAACGTGCCAATTAAAAGTATTGATCTTGGAATAACAATCGAAGATCAAGAGTCATCTTCTCTTGCTAATAAGTGTATTCGAACCGTAGCTACCCAAAGATGTCTTAAAGAGCTTTCCCTCAAAATTTATAACTCTATAAGACGCAATTTTATACTTACAGATGAGATATTTTCCAGAGAAAATCTACACAGACTTGAAATTGAGAGTACATACTCGAAGCGTCATGATAGTGTTTGTGTGACTCAGAATCCTGTGATCAACTGTGTGTCATTGAGAGTACTCAAGCTGTACAAAGTGAAGATAAGTGATGAGGTACTTAATAACTTATTCTCTACTTGTACATTACTTGAGAAGATACGCCTTATACACTGTACTGGCTTTACGAAGATCAAGATAAAAAATCTGCGTTATCTTCAAAAGTTTAAATTAGCAGCatcaataaaaagatataaaatattgGAAGTTGATGATGTCCCTAACCTTCAAAATTTGAAGTACTTTTCTTTACCCATTCCAAGGTCATTCAATTTTGATTCATTAAGTAGAGTGGTCGAGTTGAGATTATTCGATGTCATGATAGATGTTGCATTTGCTGATAACATCAAATCGAAATTACCTTTTCTCGAGAGTTTGGATCTTAGATTTTGTCACTGGAGTCCGAAAAGGTTGGATATTACAAGTGCGTCGTTGAAAAAACTGTCCCTAATGTTGCTTAAAGACAGGCAGATCGACGACTTACAAGTTTCTGCTCCTAAATTAATTCATTTGTTTTACAAAAGCCCCACAATTCCTAATCTATCGTTTCAAAATCATACTACTCCGGGAAAAATTCAGCTTGGTCGTCTCGAATTAGGGAAGCCCACGGATAATCATTGTCTTAATAAGATGAGGGAATTTCTCAATTTATCAAGCGAGTTTGACATtggaataagatttgatttttctcaTGAGGATGATGTACTGGACATGGATATTGATGATCTCGAAACACGGTTCCCATTTCCGGCTACAAACGTGCACAAACTATCGTTTGATATCTTTTCAGGCGAAGGCCGGGTGCACCCTTCATATTTTGATGCACTGTTTAGAATTTGCCATCCCAATTACATAACAACTAATGTATGCAATAGTTATAGTAGCTTATTAAGTGAACTGATGAAAAGGAAAACGTTAGGTTTGAAACACATCGAGCTTAAAAATCCACGTAACAATAAGTGGGAAGGTCTAACTGACACTAGTCCAGTAATTAGGTACCATGATCTTGAGTTGAAACTAAACTGGGGCTCTCTCTAA